A stretch of the Archangium violaceum genome encodes the following:
- the proS gene encoding proline--tRNA ligase, whose translation MAEKLAPREKGFSEWYVDLVQKAKLADYSDVKGCMVIRPNGYAIWENMQRVLDKMFKDLGHKNAYFPLLIPESYLKKEAEHVEGFNPQLAVVTHAGGGKLEEPYVIRPTSETIINRSFAKWIQSYRDLPLLINQWANVMRWEMRTRLFLRTTEFLWQEGHTCHETEEDAEKETLQMLEVYRKFAEDYMAMPVMTGRKSESEKFAGALRTYSIEAMMQDKKALQAGTSHNLGQNFAKAFDTTFQGRDGKQHHVWQTSWGVSTRLIGGLIMTHSDDAGLIVPPRLAPTHVVIIPIAGKATDAEKTQVMEKSHALAADLKKAGLSVVVDDDDTKSPGWKYSEHELIGTCLRVELGPKDLAKGSCVMVRRDARQKEFIQLDQAVARAQEMLEQMQKDLFEKAKTFRDANTFEVNSYDEMKEKADAGFLLAHWNGDPKVEARIKEETGLTTRNRPFALPQEPGKCVVTGEPSPGRIVFSKAY comes from the coding sequence ATGGCCGAGAAGCTGGCACCGCGCGAGAAGGGCTTTTCCGAGTGGTACGTGGACCTGGTCCAGAAGGCGAAGCTCGCCGACTACTCGGACGTGAAGGGCTGCATGGTCATCCGGCCCAATGGCTATGCCATCTGGGAGAACATGCAGCGCGTCCTGGACAAGATGTTCAAGGACCTGGGCCACAAGAACGCCTACTTCCCGCTGCTCATCCCCGAGAGCTACCTGAAGAAGGAGGCCGAGCACGTCGAGGGCTTCAACCCCCAGCTCGCGGTGGTGACGCACGCGGGCGGCGGCAAGCTGGAGGAGCCCTACGTCATCCGGCCCACCTCGGAGACGATCATCAACCGCAGCTTCGCCAAGTGGATCCAGAGCTACCGGGATCTGCCGCTGCTCATCAACCAGTGGGCGAACGTGATGCGCTGGGAGATGCGCACGCGCCTGTTCCTGCGCACCACCGAGTTCCTCTGGCAGGAGGGTCACACCTGCCACGAGACCGAGGAGGACGCGGAGAAGGAGACGCTGCAGATGCTGGAGGTCTACCGGAAGTTCGCCGAGGACTACATGGCGATGCCGGTGATGACGGGGCGCAAGTCGGAGTCGGAGAAGTTCGCCGGCGCGCTGCGCACCTACAGCATCGAGGCGATGATGCAGGACAAGAAGGCGCTGCAGGCGGGCACCAGCCACAACCTGGGGCAGAACTTCGCCAAGGCCTTCGACACGACCTTCCAGGGCCGAGACGGCAAGCAGCACCACGTGTGGCAGACGTCGTGGGGCGTGTCGACGCGCCTCATCGGCGGTCTCATCATGACGCACTCGGATGACGCGGGCCTGATTGTCCCGCCGCGGCTGGCGCCCACGCACGTGGTCATCATCCCCATCGCCGGCAAGGCGACGGACGCGGAGAAGACGCAGGTGATGGAGAAGTCGCACGCGCTCGCCGCGGACCTGAAGAAGGCCGGCCTGAGCGTGGTAGTGGACGACGACGACACCAAGAGCCCGGGCTGGAAGTACAGCGAGCACGAGCTCATTGGCACCTGCCTCCGGGTGGAGCTGGGTCCCAAGGATCTGGCGAAGGGCTCGTGCGTGATGGTGCGCCGCGACGCGCGCCAGAAGGAGTTCATCCAGCTGGACCAGGCGGTGGCGCGGGCCCAGGAGATGCTCGAGCAGATGCAGAAGGACCTGTTCGAGAAGGCGAAGACGTTCCGGGACGCGAACACCTTCGAGGTGAACAGCTACGACGAGATGAAGGAGAAGGCGGACGCGGGCTTCCTCCTGGCGCACTGGAACGGGGACCCGAAGGTGGAGGCGCGCATCAAGGAGGAGACGGGCCTCACCACGCGCAACCGGCCGTTCGCGCTGCCGCAGGAGCCCGGCAAGTGCGTGGTGACGGGCGAGCCTTCTCCGGGCCGCATCGTCTTCTCCAAGGCCTACTGA